From a single Rhodococcus sp. SBT000017 genomic region:
- a CDS encoding ParB/Srx family N-terminal domain-containing protein yields the protein MTGKHRNHHRRNEAPTTGTTPVVGRARSSPACTQRPRSRPNVRDKVDTDSDEFRAVVASITDHGVLLPILARRDGDRVVVIDGQVRTSPLAKPRSTVCGADPSDCEQGQGPRNRTPHSAGEHQRPTHRAHAGQRAKAVTEMLDLGVSVDEDRQKPCSTTSVTL from the coding sequence ATGACCGGCAAGCATCGAAACCACCACCGCCGCAACGAAGCCCCCACGACCGGCACCACGCCGGTCGTGGGGCGGGCGAGGAGTTCGCCCGCCTGCACCCAACGCCCTCGAAGTCGGCCCAACGTCCGCGACAAGGTCGACACCGATTCGGACGAGTTCCGCGCCGTCGTCGCCTCCATCACCGACCACGGTGTGCTCTTGCCGATCCTCGCGCGCCGCGATGGCGACCGAGTCGTCGTCATCGACGGCCAGGTTCGCACCTCGCCGCTCGCGAAGCCGCGGTCGACAGTGTGCGGTGCTGATCCGTCCGACTGCGAGCAAGGCCAAGGACCGCGAAATCGAACGCCTCACTCAGCAGGTGAACACCAACGACCGACGCATCGCGCTCACGCAGGTCAGCGGGCGAAGGCAGTGACCGAGATGCTCGATCTCGGTGTCTCGGTGGACGAAGATCGCCAAAAACCTTGCAGTACGACAAGCGTGACACTGTGA